acaactagagaaagcccatatgcagcaatgaagactcaatgcagccaatgaaaaattaatttaaaaacaaccaaaaaaaccccccaaaaaatagtAAGATGTTTATGTTTCcatattattttaatgaagtcattTACTCTCTATAAGCCTAAAAAATACAGGTCAGAGGATCTATAATACTTACTAGGCTTTATATCCATGTGAACCAAAGACATTGAATGAATATACCTCAAGCCCCGGCCAACTTGCAAAAGGAGATCCTTCAACTCTGCTTCTGTAAAGTAACTCATGCTTCTGTAGTTTTCACTTATGGCATCAGCTAAACTTCCACCTAACAAACACAAGACAAATTAGAATCTTCTTctttctgaaatattatttttcttccatctttactGTATGACCACATGAAACCAAGAAAGTGACACTTTACAGGACCTATTCTCTTCAATCTGCTTGtgaaatcaaaattttatttaatctttcaatAGGTAATACACTCACGTGGGTACAACGTATAATGTAAAGTCTCTGTCTTATCAATACTTACTCTAGCAAGGCACCTGGTTCTCTTTCCCAGCCTAAATCAATGTTATCAGTTTCTTACCTATTCTTTTCAACTCCTTTTTACACAAGCGGTAACATATTTTCATTATCTTGAAGATCATTCTTTACCAATATACAAAACtacccctcctttctttcttgtgtCTACAGAATTCCACTGTGTAACTGAATGGTAATGCACTAACCAATCCCTtaactgatggacatttaaaaataatttccaagcCGTTAATACTACATACTATGGTCTCAGCAATAACTTTGTACATTGATCATTTCACACATATTTAGTATATCTCCTACAAACAAActgctgggtcaaagggtatgTACAATGtaatatacacatgcatactGTGTGTGAGAGATACTATTTTATTACATGTAGAATAAATTTCTGTAGCTGAGAAGACCATTTCTGTTTATCCTGCCAAAGAGCTTAGGGTTGGTATTCATACCATCAGCGCAAGACTTGATTGCCTCTGAAAGCTCACAAAAAATAACAGTACACTCAGTTTTTGATTTCAAAATGGCTAATACTTAACTTCTACTACCATAAGCTTATGTAAATCTGGGGATTTGGAAGATAAATCTGGggcaattacacacacacacagagtccccCGCAGAGAAAGCTCCACCAATTTATACTCTGTTTTCCCATACACTTAACAAGTCTAtaaattttataagtaaaaacCAGTATCTTAGTAGTTTTAATTTATACTACACTTACTATGAATAAGAACATAACCTGCTTTTACAGAATCCATCACACCAATCAGCTAATTtgtttacactttaaaaaactttaagTTTATACTTTATAAGTTGTATTTAAAACTTTGTCTCAGAGGAAACAAGGagttatgttaaaaataaataaaccataaacaaaccaaccaaccaaccaaccacttGTGTTTAAAGCTTCGTTGGGAATAATAAAATCAGAACCAAGGTAATAAAATCTAGGTCAATGATATACTACTCAGAAAAGGCGGTCCTATAATTTGAACAAGACCGAATAACAAGACgtcaaatgtgttttaaaaataaaaataaatcacacacCTAGATAGCTTAGGATTAAGTATATTCTCCAAATTTAACTTGTACAAATCTTGAACTGCGGAAAAAAGAGGACTCTAGAAGGGAGTAGGTCAACAAGCCTGTCAGACAGGTGGGCTTGAAGTCCTAGATAAGTTTACCAAGAAATAACATGGCTGCTTTTCAGTGGCTCTAGCAACTATAGTTCCTTCTATCTTGTTGCTGAAAGGGCAAGAGAGGTGAGAAAAGCAAACCACTGATCTGATATTTCAGGTTCTCCTCCCCATCCATCAACATTTTTCTACACCTGTTTATCAAGAGTAGAAATTCAGTCTATCACCAAACTAAAAAGGCTCAAAATGCAAACGACCCGTTGAGATAATAAGGAAATGCAGTTAGATAAAGGGTATCAGTTAATCAACACTACAAATGAATGATAACAGAATCCTTCCCTGTGAAACTGTAGAAAAGGATCTAAAGACCAGGCCTATCAGGACATTCGAAGGTTTACGTGGAGAATGGtggaaagggaaacaaaagaagaGCTCACACATGTATCTAGATAGCCTCACTGTCTTTCacctaagcaaaataaataaccaTACAAAGAGGCAGCCCTGTTTTACACatgcctatttattttttaaagatccatATTCCTAAAGTGTTTTATACTGCTCCAAATTAATAACCTAtttcaaaagattattttaaatctaACTTTATTACAGGACAAGGTCTTTGTAATCTGCGAGGGTAGCAAGATGGCTCACTCCCCCGCAATTCCCAGGCCTAAGAGTTTTCTCAGAACCACCTGAATAACACAGCCATGTATGTATATTTGGTAGGTTGTTAAAATTTGTGATTTCTGGACTCTGGCTGAAATATCTGTTAAGAGAGCCAGCCATATCAACAAggtgagagggagaaagaaactaAAAGGAGATGGCATCTAGCAAATATGGAGGGGAGAAGGTATTATCGTCAAGTTGTTCTAGTATTAAATGCAGTAACTGAAAAATGGAGGCTGAGAAACAGAATAGTCCACAAGGCCATGGGCAACAGCTACATAAATATTTTGATGGTATAAACAGAAACATTTCAAGAGATGTGTGAAGCAAGCTAGGAACAATGCTGTACACCAAACACTTAGATTCTTTCAAGGGTGGAGAATAAAATGACAACTCAATGAGAAGTCAGGTACGAGAACTGGACCTTTTACTTCCgttttattcattgttttcaAATACAGAAAACCTGCAGCTATTGCCTATACCACTTACTTATTCACAAGCTATGAAATGGCtggtcttaagaaaaaaatgagaatcaaCAAAAATAATCTTTGTTACTCAAGTGTTCATTAAATTCTAATTCTCTAATTCACCAAAggtacacagaaataaaaatccatCACATATAAAGATTTAGGTATATGATAACAGATGTCTGTAAGAATCAGAAGCGAGGCTGGGACTTTGACAGAtttaatgaaaaaggaaggacccATGTTGATTGCTGAAGGACCTGCTGAAATTCAAAGCTATACAAAGGTCCAAAGTTAAACCTCCATAAATTCTTATTctgggggggaaggaaggaggggggcaCAGCTATGGAACTAAAAGAGCATAACTCTTACTTTACAGAGACATCTCAGTGGATTCTAGTGGTAAACTAGGTTGGAAAGATGGGAGGGGGAGCAAGATTCAACAAATGGTTGAATTTACATCAACGGAGAGTCACTGTCATTTTATGAGTAACCAATATCAGTTTTAGCGGcacataaaacaaaatggaaagggaaGGCTagatgcagggagcctgggttgtTAACTGCTATATCTGCCCCCACACTAGGCTAAGTACTAGGGATACCAAAATATATATGGCAAGGCTGCTGTCCTCTCAAGAAAATCAGTTTAACCTGAGTAACAGGCAAACAAATAATATGCACAGTGCTACTATCTAGGTAGAAAGAACAAGGTTTTCAATTCTAACTTCCAGGTAAGAATTACTTGCACTTGAAATTCACGTTAGGCTTCTGATCTTTGAATTTACAACAGATAAAAGATatacagaattagaaaaagattttagataaaaataaatatctcctTGGTGTTCATTTTCTCGAGATTACAAGTTTACAGGGGAACCATCACATTACTCACCATTACAATATTCATTCTGTATAAGCATATGATCATCTTCTGCCCATGCAGAGAAATACCGAACTACATGAGAATGTTGTCCAAGCACTGCATGAGCATATACTTCTCTCAAAGCATTCTGCCTGGAAGTGTGAGATTAAGAGAATGgtaaatcatttttattcaagTCTAAACTGAGTTAATTTACCTGAAAGTTCATAAAAGAATCTTGACTTCTGGATCTATCATTATGCTGAAAGACAACTCGCTTAAGAGAGAGGGGGTTAAAACTCTGTACCAGACTTTTCCAAAGGCTTCTATTAAAGAAGTTAGAAAGACGGAACCTTGTTGGCCCTAGGATTCAGGAAAGATGAAACTCTAATTTACTGTGAATTAACAAATGCTACTAGAAATAAGAAATTTCAGTTAAGCTCCAAGATCAGACTCCTTATATTATTCTACCAAGTCCAATAAAAACTAACAGCACAAAATGAAATGGATCTGATTAAATCATTACACTTTCTCAAATGTTAGAGCATACATTCAGTGACTGACCACCTAAAATCTCAGTATTTGTAACATCATACTGAACAAAAGACAAAATCTTTAATACATACTCATCAACAGAGCCAGCCAATGGCTTTTTTGATCGCTTTATGGCATAAATGCATCCATCCAGCCTCTTCACACATTTAAACACAGAACCAAATTCTCCAGAGCCAATCTTCTCTAGCTCATGAAATTCTGTTGTATACCGTGACTTCATATTGCTTTCAGTAATTGTAATTCTCTGTAATAAAAAGTGCAtccatatatataatacacaagtatggaaatgttattttctctatgCTGATAGCACTatgtgtgaaattttaaaattatatcttatgttttaattatatcttattggtacttccctggtgacgcagtggttaagaatccgcctgccaatgcaggggactgggttcgagccctgtccaggaagatcccacatgccgcggagcaactaaggccgtacacggcaactactgagcccacatgccacaactactgaagccctcgtgcctggagcccaagctccgcaataagagaaaccaccgcgATGAAAAGCCTGCaaaccgcaacgaagagtagcccctgctcactgcaactaaagaaagcccacttgcagcaagaaagacccaacgcgggcaataaataaataaataatttacaaaaaattGCAAATATATCTTATTTAACATGCCATATATATGGTAGCTTGTTAAGAAGTAGAAAACCAAacttcaaaaacaataaaaagaaaatcaaaagctaTTTACTTTAGCAGGTCTTGTTTCATCTTCAAACTCATAATCACTGGCTTCCATGTCTTCACCACAGgaactgaaaaatattattttttccatcaaCTTATCTGACATACATCAATTAGAAATCCAAAACTATCTGAtaggtgtacagcaaaacaaaacttcaatgaatgaaaacagaaaagaaagcatttaattCTGTAAAGACAAGATACAGTTCAACTGATGAAAATGTCGTTCCTGCTTACATATGCCAACACCACCACACATATCAAAATTAAAGCATTTGTAAATCGACTTTCTCTGCCTGCCTCATTTTGACACCAGCAGATTTCCTAGAATCTACCTAGgctttttattccttcctttcccatGCCACTCTTCCACAGCTGATTACCTAAAATTGCTAGTAATGGAGAAAATTCTCAGTGCATAAACTTCCACGTCATTCAGCTGAAATTAAATTTTGATAAGTATACCAAACGAATCTTGGCTAGGTGAGGAACGAAACTGTTGAATAATAAATAACTTACTCATTCCAATACGTTCTCTTTCTCCTACGACACTGTCCTGAGGAATGAAGTAACACAGAATCTGGAGTAAAAGGATTAATATTCACTTGAGGAGTCTGTCGTACATCAAATTccctttttcctgatttttcagtATCCATGAATAGAGAACCACCTCGGAGTTTAACAGAACTAGAATCGATTCCTCGAGCTTTGGAGAGCAAActctagaagggaaaaaaaaaatgtttaggatCCAAGAGCTATAGACTGCCTTCTCAACCTAATTTTCAACAAGCCTTTCACACGGCTGAATGTGTAGGTCAAAGCAACACACAAGCCTTTGTTATCTTTCAAGCAAAATAAACAGTGGTTAAGTTAGGAGCCTGAAGCTGGATACTAACCAACTTTTCTGAAAAGGCCAAGTAAATAGGTCTCTAACCCTAAAAAGAATATGAATGCTGGCTAAAATTAAGTTCATTCTAGAGGCTAAAAGTTAACAAAACCTTTCAATCCATCTAAAAATAGAAAGCAGTCAGGGAGTCCCATaaaagctcccctcccccatccaagCAGGGCTTTGAAAGCCACCTCCGTAGGACTCCTCCCCTCACTTCCAGAGGGATCTTGCCTTGGGCAAGTCGGCTaataaatagagacacaaaagCACACATCCTCCTGTGGTTTATGACTAGAAACGGTACTGAAAATGACTCACTTAAAAAGGTACATTTTccacattaattttataaatgcaatACCTGTCTTAATTTCGGGAAGTGTCCGTTTTAAAATCTGCTGTTACTTCTGAAGTTCCATAAGTGATAATCTGCATACTCACTTGCCACTCAACAAACAGGTGCTGAATACCTACTTCTTTAAGATACTTTATCAGCAGTTTGAAAGCCTGAGGGTCGAGGCAACAATACCACTGGTGGCTTTAACAGTTGGATGTTCCTCATCCTGACACTTAGGCCGACCAAACTTGGGAACTGCAAACCCAAGGGCGTAAACAAACGCTTACCCAATACTCTGTCCGGAAAGAGGCTTAAACGCTACCCTGAGTTATTTACGAGTCTTTTTAAGACTGTAAATGCTTGAAGGCCAGCCTTTTCTCCCAAGTCGAAGCGCAGTCTCCCTCCGTATCTCAAACTTTTCCCCCACAAGGCCACCTGACACGAAACGATAAgcgcatgaattttttttttcttaaccgaACTTCTGCGTGCGCCGCCCAAATTACAGGACGATCACTGCGTTTAAAAGGCACcagatggggcggggggtgaaggggaaactgagaagaagcgggagagtagtacagacatatatatactaccaactgtaaaatagtcagtgggaagttgttgtataacaaagggagtccaactcgaggatggaagatgccttagaggactggggcagggagggtgggggggaatcgaggggggggcgtcaaggaagggagggaatatggggatatgtgtataaaaacagttgattgaacctggtgtaccccccaaaaaaataaaataaaataataataataataaaaaaaaaaaaaaaaaaaaaaaggcaccagaTGGCTGCGGCGCTCGGGAGTGTCAGGTAGCCGGGCCAGCACCACTCGAGCATCCTTCCAAACCACGTTATCGGTGCCACACTCCCGGCTGCCACGCTCGGGGCGGCCCCGACTCGGCGGGCGTTAAATCATCAGCCACCTGGACGGCGCCGATCAGCCCCTCTGAAAGATGAAGACGTTCCAGACGAGACCCATTGTTCAGTTACATAATCTTAACGGACGACTTCTGGGCAGGGCCCCAAAGAGGGGCTGCCAACTTTTTTTGTGTGGCGGCGCAGGAGGCCGAGCGGGGGTGCGGCCGGGCGGTTATGTAACCGAACCCGGGCGGCTCCGCGCTCGGCTCCCGGCGCCGCGGCCTTTTGAAAAGGCTGGGCCGGCGCGGGCTCGAGGCGCCCCGGCCGCCGCGTCCTCTCACCTTGGGGGTGTGCGGCGTGTCGAAGAGCCGCAGCTTGCGGAAGGTCTTGTGGGGCGGGGTGCCCGGGTGGTCGGGCAGCGGCGAGCAGGAGCCCTCGGCGGCCCCGCGCGCCCTGCAGCCCCGCGGGGACGCATCCCCCGGGCCGCCGCAGCGCACCGGCGAGAACGAGCTGCCCAGGAAGTAGGCGGCCGCCGGCGACTTGACCGGCGACGAGGAGCCGAAGCCCTCCTCCTCCCACGAGTCGCCCTcggccccgccgcccgccgcgtCCGCGCCTGAGCAGGCGCCTCGCAGCAGCATGTCCTCCTCCAGCTCCCCGGGGCTGCCGGGGACCGGGCCGGGCGAGCGGCGGCGCTCGGGCCCGGGCTCTGCGGGGCTCCGCGCGGGCGGCAGCGGCGAGTCGGGCTCCTGAAAGGCCGAGTCCTCCCCCGTGCTGTGGccgctgccctcctcctcctcttcctcctcctcctcctcacagtCGCTGCAGGGCGAGAAGATCAGCTTCTGCCGCAAGGTGCAGGAGGCCCCGGcgcggcggggcggcggcggctgctgccGGCTCAGGAAGCTCATCGCGCCCCCGGGGCCGGGGCGGAGGACCGGAGAACCTGGGCCCGCGGAGTCCAGGGCACGGCCGGCCCAGGGGGCGGATCCGCCACGTGCGACTGGGCGCGCCCGGTGGCCGCGGCGGCGGGCCTgcgtggcggcggcggcgagcgGCGGCTCCGGAACGCTCGGggcggcggccggcggccggcggcggcggcggcggcgcggacCGTCCGGCAGAGGCGGGGCGGCCCGGGCGCCGAGGCTGGGGTCTCCGCAGGTCCCGCCACAGGTTCGGGCTCCGCGGCTTCCCGCGACCGTTAACCACGTGAACGCCCAGTCCACCAATCCCCGCCCAGCCCGGGGTTTGAAAAAAAAGGAGGGCGCGACGTAGCCCGCGGGGGAGGGATCAGCTACGCGATTTTGGCGCGAACCCGCTGGCTCCGCCCCCGCGCTGGGCGCCGAGCCGGGCCTGGGCGGGCGCGGCGCCGCGGGCCTATGAGCTACCGGGGTGGCGGGGACCTGGGTCCGGCGCCGCCCCGACGGGCCCGGGTGGGGAAGCCGAGACGGCCTTCTGGGAGGGGCCAAGGGTGCGGGCTGGAGCGGGCGGAGCTGAGCGCCGGCCTGGACACGGCCTCGTCGCCGCCCCTCGGGCTCCCCGGAGTCAGGAGCGGGACTTGGGACAGGGGAGCGCCTCGGAGTCCCTACGGGTTGGGGCGGGCGGAGGCCCGCCGTGGCCCTTGGTTGCTGCCCGGGGAGACCGACCTCCTGTCCCGCATCCCTTGGCTGCCGGCGCCTGGGGCGCAGTGGGCGTGGCTGCGGGGAGTCCGGTTCCCGGGTCGAGGTCTGAGCTGGGAATGGTGCCTCCTGCCCCTAGACCTTTCCGAACTGTGTGCAAACGTGTTGGGCTGACCCTGAAGTCGGCCAGAAGACGGACACTCGAGTTCTCGAGGCGAGGTCGCGGGCTGCGGGGCGgcctccgagcctcagttttccctcaGAGAGGCTGATAGGGGCCGGTGTGTCCGCAGCGAGGGGAGAGCTTCCAGGCCGTGGTTCCCTCCgccctccccgctccccgccTTCCCGGCCCCCACTTGTCCACAGTGAATAAAGCAGCACCACGTTCGGCCCGAAGCACAAAACCAAGTGTCCACCACGCGGCCACGGTGTTTATATTTGTTTGCCAGCACGTGGGCAAATGTTGGCAAAACAGATTGGCTCAGCTCGCTGCAAACTTCAAAGCAACCTGAGAAAAAATTTCTCCAGTACTCCGTCAAATCGTGATTTAATCCGTGCCTTACTATCGCACATGGAAGTTTCTGACAATTTTTCAGTTGTAAAACCCCGTAATGAATATTGTTCCTTCTCGTGTTGTTTTccctctgtgttttgttttttattctttaggatacattcagagaagtgagaattactgggtcaacgtatataaactgccaaactgccctccagaaaaaaattttacattctcactagtAGTAGATTAGAGTACACCGTTCGTGAATTCTGGACATCAGTGGGTCTTAATGTTTGTTGATGtaagttttttgttgttctgcTTCGTATCACTGGACAGTTTGCATGGGCTTAATGgctatttgcatttatttctgtctgtttttcttattgtggCACTTTATGGATATTAACACTTGACCATATATGTATTTCCAacacttttcaaaatttaaacTTAAGCTGGATTTTTAATAATGGAAACACATCTTAATACTTATCACATGGGAAATTCCCTGAGATCACATAACTGAAGATGCAATAAAGGGTAAACAGTAGTCTTCTCCAAATATTTGCTAACTGATGTGTAAATgtgtcttttttgtgtgttaatcCAAACTTAATTTTAAACTCTCAGAAGACTGGAACTCAGCTCTTCTGTATGTTTCAAGGAGAGTTGTTCACTGATCCCTGATGGCATGGCCAAAGCCAACGAGTGGTTTTTTGCACCCTCCCTCCAACATCTCTTCTCTCCTAGTGAGAAATATAAATTCTTTGATATGGATAGTTAACATTTTCTCAATGTCATGTGaagtgtaaataaaaataactttggaAAACTTCTACTCTTTATTGATCTGTAACATGAGTTGTATGTGAAAATAATGTGCTTCCTAGGTAAAGGAAACTTTAAAGCAGAGTAAACACCTCTGCCCAGCTAGTTTTTTGCCCCTAAGCCTCTCCTGTATAGGAATTCTATATCCTCTATAGCTCTGCATGCAAGCTCtcgctgccccccacccccttcactcTTTCACAATACTGTGCTTTATTTCCTTAACAGGCTTATATCTATTTCAAAGCTTTTCGATTGTTTGCTACTATTCCTTCCTAGAAAATGAGGTCCCTGAGTATAGGGgccttttccatttgtttattgaagtattcTGATGTGGTTTAGGTGCTCAGTATCTTCTGAGTGATAATAGAGcccttaaatatttgttgattggtttatttttctctcaatattATTAATTCAAATGGTATAGAAGTCTCACACTTacccctgcagccccagcccaaGTCCCCTTCCTGGAGGTAAATACTCttctaacattttttgtttttttgtcaccTCTTAacttttccatctctctgcttccctAAACTGGAGGGTTCTTGACAGTGACTGGGGCAAAAGGGCCTGGGCTCCGGATGGGAAAGAAAGAGTTCTTGCTTCACAGCCAGGTCCTCACAGAGAATAGGAGAGGTAAATTTCCAACAAACGTACAGAATTACTGGGGGaaataaggaatttttttttaagtattgttaAAAGCAATACTCAGGGCAAGAACCATTTGACTTTCTCCACTTCCATGTAAAATAGATGTTCCCTGCTCCAGACTTTCCACCACACCCGGAATGGACTATGTTACACTCTTTGTTTACTTGTCTGGCTTCTCTCCCACCCAGCGGCTGAGATCGAGTTTTATTTGTCTTTAGAGCTCCAGCAACCAGCAATGTGCCTTGGCCCCGAAGAAGGTGCTTAATGTTTCtggaataattaaattaaaacatagtGTTCTTTAAAACAGAAATGCCAAAATGAGTAAGAAAcccaggccctgcctcctccagctgaGAACATGGCACAATGTCATGGTTTAACTGCAGTCGTGTCCTAACTGAAATTCTAAGTGATTGTTccgattttttaaatttcatgctCCTCAGAGTACAGCACTCACTGTACTAAGAGCCGGAGTTACGCCCACCTGCCCCAGGGCATATCTAATTCAAATTTCCTGTTCTTTCCTTACTCTGTGTTGTTTCTAACCGTAATGTTGCTAGGCAACTTTTGCAGAATCCACAGGCTTGTGGTAATGTTGTAATAACTGAGTAAAAATTTTTGCTTCTGGGTACTGGGAGAACAAACTTAACCTGTTTATCCCCTTTAGACTGATGATTTAGCAAGTAAAAGGCTTTCACGCCACTGTCCTCAGCCTATTCACCTTCCTTAGCAGCGAAATAAGCAGGATTCCTGCTCTGAAGATTTATAATTGGGAGTCCTAAATCGCCTTCTCAAAAACTTTTAATATGTACAGcacataaatatatgtgcatattcTCATTAACATAAGCCATGCACTTTTGAATGAAATGTCCTTCAGAATTAGGTACTAATTTTTCACAGTGATGTAAAGTCTCTAGGAATGTTTGTTAAGACTAGCCAGATTTTACCCAAAGCTGAATCCTTTCCAGTTTATGCTTGTGATTCTGGAGAAATAATAACTTTTTCTAAAGAAAAGCCTACTTTTGATagatatctaatttttaaaaaaagccatgtTGGCCAAATCTGTTTTTCACTTCAAAACCAAATAATATGCTAAAAAAGTTCaactgtctttcttcttcttccttgatATCTTTACCTGTCCTCTTCTACTGGTTCTCTCAGCAAATCTCGCCTCATTTCAACCCAGCTCTAACCGTTACCAACTGCCGGTTGGCCCCAGGAATCTAGTTCTCAGGCTAGAATGTGGTAACTCCTACCACTGCTCCTGGTTGACTTCTCCAGTGTAGATTAGATTTCTCTACTTTGTCACTTGCCTTAATACCCTCTGATGGATGACATTGTTTGACCATTTCACCATGTGTTCATCAGCTTACTCTGACACAGAATAATCAAATCCAGTTCCTCCTTAGTTGTTCAACGGATTAAACGTGGGACTGGCATTGTCCCTTACAaatagtgttcaataaatgttatgtgTGCTTTTAATTATAGCGTTGTTATTCGAGAATAATCATACTTGTTAATGGCTTTATAAGCAGTAAATGCAACATGTGATTCCTGGTGTCCCCAAAATAAGTTTGCTTAATGTGGATAAACAGTTAAGTTTTTGTACAACCAGTGAGGATAATCAAATCAGAATAGAGATAGTATTGATAAGAACTTGAAAAGGATAGCTAGGAAAGAGTGACCAGTTGAAAGCTTGTATTTTAATGACATGAGCATAATTTATTTTCATGCCTAATTAATCTTTAAGGATTACTAAcatactgttttcatttatcCTTCTAACATTTTATAAGATCAAGGGCAGATTCCATCACATGTAATTATATAGATTATGTACAAAGAGTTTGAGGATCTAAGATTCTTATTCGGTTTTTTTCTTTGGGGCTTCAACACTGAGAGACTGTGCTGGAGTGCTTAAAAGTTGTGTCTGTAGATACACAAAACCTTGGCGAGAACCAGTTTTGTTAGTGAAAGAAGCCTTCAGGACTGCTCCCAGTTATCTCAGCCTTTACACAGGCCCCCTAATCTTCAAAGACTTGATAGTCTACTGCAATCAGTAAGGCATCTGGCAAGAATACTAAGTTTAAAACTTTTCCCGAGAGAAAATACTGACCACTGGCCATATTATTTCTAGATAAGAGAGGAGTTCTCAACCCACATTTAAAATTACAGCTCTGTGAGGCAGTTAACCAAAACGTCATGCTTCCTATCTGCTATTTTAAAACTCCTTTTGACTGGAACGGAACTAAGTAGCCCCCTTTTCTCCAATATT
The genomic region above belongs to Hippopotamus amphibius kiboko isolate mHipAmp2 chromosome 9, mHipAmp2.hap2, whole genome shotgun sequence and contains:
- the WEE1 gene encoding wee1-like protein kinase isoform X1, translated to MSFLSRQQPPPPRRAGASCTLRQKLIFSPCSDCEEEEEEEEEEGSGHSTGEDSAFQEPDSPLPPARSPAEPGPERRRSPGPVPGSPGELEEDMLLRGACSGADAAGGGAEGDSWEEEGFGSSSPVKSPAAAYFLGSSFSPVRCGGPGDASPRGCRARGAAEGSCSPLPDHPGTPPHKTFRKLRLFDTPHTPKSLLSKARGIDSSSVKLRGGSLFMDTEKSGKREFDVRQTPQVNINPFTPDSVLLHSSGQCRRRKRTYWNDSCGEDMEASDYEFEDETRPAKRITITESNMKSRYTTEFHELEKIGSGEFGSVFKCVKRLDGCIYAIKRSKKPLAGSVDEQNALREVYAHAVLGQHSHVVRYFSAWAEDDHMLIQNEYCNGGSLADAISENYRSMSYFTEAELKDLLLQVGRGLRYIHSMSLVHMDIKPSNIFISRTSIPNAASEEGDEDDWASNKVMFKIGDLGHVTRISSPQVEEGDSRFLANEVLQENYTHLPKADIFALALTVVCAAGAEPLPRNGDQWHEIRQGRLPRIPQVLSQEFTELLKVMIHPDPERRPSAMALVKHSVLLSASRKSAEQLRIELNAEKFKNSLLQKELKKAQMAKAAAEERALFTDRMATRSTTQSNRTSRLIGKKMNRSVSLTIY